From the Kribbella sp. CA-293567 genome, the window GCTCACTCTTCGCCGGCCTCTGGTACGGATCGGTGCACTGGAAGGCACCGGTCGAACGCCGCCTCCTGATCGGCACCATCGCCCTGGCCATCACCCTGGCCCCGCTCCCCTGGGTCAACAACATCTTCGTCCTCGGCGCAGTCCTCTTCGGCGCCGGCCTGACGATCGCCCCCACCATGGTCGCGGTCACCGCCTGCGTCGAAGAATGGGTCCCCCCACAACGCCTCACCGAAGCAATCACCTGGACCGTCACCGGCCTCCTCCTCGGCGTTGCCCCCGGCAACGCCGCCGCCGGCCACGCGGTAGACGTCTGGGGCGCCTCCACGGCGTACTGGGTGCCAGTCACGATCGGTATCTCTTGCGCCTTGATAGCCAGCGCTTCGGTCACCTTCGCGCGGCCGCGCACCCGCTTCGCCCACAACTGACTCGCCCGGGAACTGCCGCTCCCGTAGTCCATCAGAGCCCAGAGCGCGTGCTCGCCGGTCCGGCCGGGCAACTGGTCTCGCCGTCACGCAGTACTAGGACATGCGCGGTAGCGGTGCGTTCCAGCCTCGGCGGATGGCGAAGATCCGGATGACGAAGCAGACGGTCGCGGCTGCCAGGGTGGTCCAGGGTGCGTGGTAGTTCAGGGCGTCGACGACAACGACGATGCCGGCGCCGAGGAACGCGGGGGTCGCGTAGATCTCGCTGCGCAGTACGACGGGGACGCGGTTCGAGAGCAGGTCGCGGATGACGCCGCCGCCGATGCCGGAGATGGTGCCGACGAGCGCCGCGGACAATGGCGGGAGGCCGTACGCCAGTGCCTTCGTGGCGCCGGTGACACAGAAGAGCGCGAGGCCGGCGGCGTCGAAGATGTTCACCAGGCGCTCGACGCGGCCGATCCGTGGGTGCAGGAAGAAGGTGATCAGCCCAGCCACGACCGGCACGACGAGGTAGCGCCAATCGACCAGCGCGGCCGGTGGAGTCGCGCCGATCAGTACGTCGCGGATGAATCCACCGCCCAGCCCGGTCACCAGCGCCAGCACCTGGATGCCGAACACATCCAGCTGTTTGCGTACTCCGACCAGCGCGCCCGTGATCCCGAACACGAAGATGCCGACCAGATCGAGCACCTGCAGAGGCCATCCACTCACCTCCGCACGGTACCGCCCACGCGACCGAAAACCCGCAGCGCTCGCCCGCGCCGGACGACTACCCTTCCGCCATGAGCGGAGCACCCGTCGTCGACTACACCGCCACTTCGGCGCGGCCACCATGGAGCGCCCTGCCCGAGTCGCTCCGTACTGCGCTGGCAGTTGCCTTGGGCACCGACATCGTGAAGGCAGGCCCCTCGGTCACCTCCGGTTTCACCGGCGGCTTCGCAGCTCCTCTGTACCTCGCCGACGGCCGCGAGGTTTTCGTCAAAGCCGCCGAGAACTCCCAGCACGCGTACTCGGCGTACCAGCGCGAAGCCGAACTGGTCCCCCAGCTTCCCATCACCATCCGAGCTCCCCGAATCATCGCCACCGCCCACGCCGCCACCGGCCGCCCCACGGCGTCAGCCTCAGTTCCTGAAGCAGCCCCGGTTCCCGGACCACCCGCTAGCCCTACCACCGCGGGAAGCATCGCGACCGAGGGCGAAGCCCATTGGTTCGCGGTCGCCTCCGAGCGGATCGACGCCCGCATGCCGGGCATGCCGTGGACTCCAGAGGACTTCGCCACCGTCACCGCGACTTGCGAAGCGATGGCCCAAGCCCTCACCCCCAGCCCGTTCGCTGACCTCAAACCGTTCGCAGCCGAGGTCGGCTCGGCAGGCTTCCCCCGCCTTCGCCCCGCCGACATCCTCAACGGCAACGCGCCTCTCCCCGACGGCCTCCCACCCTGGCTACCCCAGCACCTGCAAGAACTGCAGGACTTGGTCGACCTCCACCCCACAGCCCTCGCCGGTAGCTCCGCCGCCCACACCGACCTCCGCCCGGACAACCTCCTCATCGACCGCTCCGGCACCTGCTGGACAGTCGACTGGAACTGGCTCTCCCTCGCCCCACCCTGGTTCGACTGGGCCGGCCTGTTGCCACTCGCCCACCGCGCCGGCATCGACACCGCCGCGGCGATCGAGGCGAGCCCCCTCACCAGCGCAGTACCGGCCGAGCACCTGGACTGCTTCGCCGCCACGATCGCCGTCTACATGATGGACAAGCTCGACGCTCCGCCGCCGCCTGGCTGCACTCCGGAGTTGCGCCGTCACCAGCGCCTCTACGCCTGGGCGTTCCTCGACTGGCTCGCCGTCCGCCGCGATTGGGCCTGACAGGTAGAGGCGCCGGACGGCGCCAAGAGCAAAGCAGTCATGGCGGCAGTTGGTGTTGCGGCTCGGCGGATGGGTACCGGCGACCGCACCAGCAGAGCAAAGGAGACACAGCGATGACAGGTACGACGGGAGCCGAACCGGACCGGCACGACGAGCCCAACTCGGGTCCACCAGAGAGCGGTCCGCTCTTCAACCCAGACCTTCCCGCCTCACTGGATTCCAAGCGCGGATCGACCCCCGACGAATCGCCGGACGACATCAGCCCGCAGACCGAAGAGGACTGACACCTCCAGGTTCACCAGCACCTCTACGCCTGGGGCGTTGCTCGGCCAGCTCGCCGTTCACCACGATTGGGAACGACGATCTAACTTGGAGACATGAGCAAAGGGCCAACCACCAGATTCAAGGTCGAGGTGCAGGACGGCGCCAAGACGTCCCGGCGGGAGGACGTGGTGGTCACCGAGGAGCCGCTCGAGCTTCGCCTCGAATGGCCCGGCCGGCCGCCGGAGCCGCTGGTGGTCACCATGCGCACGCCCGGATCGGACTTCGAACTGGCCGCCGGATTCTGCTTGGCCGAAGGCTTCGCCGTCCGGCCGGGCGCGATCTCCACCGTCGCCTACTGCACCGACGTCAAGCTGACCCGGGACCAGCAGTTCAACACCGTCACAGTCACCTTCGACGGTCCGCCCGACCGCGAGCCACCCCAGCGGTACGGCGTCACCTCCGCCGCCTGCGGAGTCTGCGGCCAGCAGTCCCTGGACGAACTCGTCGAGCGCGACTACGACCCGGTCGATCCGGTGCAGGTCCCGTTGGACGTCGTACTGCGCCTGCCGGATCTTCTGCGCGAAGCCCAACCCACGTTCGGCCGCACCGGCGGTCTGCACGCGGCCGGACTGTTCACGCCTGACGGCCGGAAGGTCGTCGTACGGGAGGATGTCGGCCGCCACAACGCGGTCGACAAGGTGGTCGGCTGGACCGTCCTCAACCAGCACAGCCGCAAGGGTCTGGCGCTGGTCGTGAGCGGCCGGATGGGCTACGAGATCATCCAGAAGGCGGTCGCCGCCGGCCTCGGCATGATCATCGCGGTCGGCGCGCCGTCCAGTCTCGCCGTCGATCTGGCGAGGCGGTTCGACGTCACCCTGGTCGGGTTCACCCGCGGCGAGCGCTGTGTGATCTACAGCGCACCGGATCGCGTCCTGCGCTGACCCATCCGACCGCTCCTCTGCTCCGAAGACCCTCCGACCAGAGTCACCGATCCGGAGGGTGCGACCTGTGAGCGAGGAGACGGCCCTACCGTGGCCGCGGGTGGTCGATCCGTCCGCGGGGAGTCCGGCCGACCTGATGGCCAGGGTCGCGCGCGGCGACTCCGAGGCGTTCGCGGAGCTGTACGACCTGATGGCGCCTCGCGTCTACGGCCTGATCCGGCGCGTCCTGCGCAACCCGGCCCAGTCCGAGGAGGTCACCCAGGAGGTGATGGTCGAGATCTGGCGGACCGCCACCCGGTACGACGCCGACCGCGGCTCGCTGACCTCGTGGGTCCTGACGATGGCGCACCGCCGCGCGATCGACCGGGTCCGCTCGGAGCAGTCGTCGAGCGATCGGGAACAAGCGGTCGCGGCGGCGAGTTCGACCACGGAGTACGACGAGGTCGCGGAGACGGTCACCGCCAACCTCGAGGTCGAACAGGTCAGACACTGCTTGTCCTCGCTGACCGAGCTGCAGCGGGAATCGGTGACGCTGGCCTACTACGGCGGCTATTCGTACCGGGAAGTGGCGGAGTTGCTCGACGCCAAACTTGCAACGATCAAAGCACGTATGCGCGACGGTCTGATCCGGTTGCGCGACTGCCTGGGTGTGACGGGGAGGTGAGGGCCATGACGACACCGGACGTGCACGCGCTGACCGGTCCCTACGTACTGAACGCTCTGCCCGAGGACGAACGGATCGGTTTCGAGGAGCACCTCGCCGACTGCCAGTCCTGCAGCGCGGAGGTAGCGGAGCTGCGTGAGGCGGCCAACAAGCTCGGCACTGCGGTCGCCAGCGAACCGCCACCGGCCCTCAAGGCTCGCGTCCTCGCCGAGATCACCAAGACCCGGCAACTGCATCCGCTGGTGAAGCCGGAAGTACCGCTGCCCGCGCCGGTGCAGCTCCAACGCAAGGGCTTCAGCCGCCGTTCCTTCTTCAGCCTCGCGGCGGCCGGACTCGCCGTCGCCGGCGCGGGTGGAATCGCGATCGACCAGTACCGCGACAACTCCCAGGCCCAACGGCAGAACGACCAGCTTGCCGGTCTGCTGGCCGAGTCGGACGCGCAGACGGTTCGCGGCAACCTGAAGAACGGCGGTCAGGCAACGGTCGTGATGTCCTCCACCAAGGACCGGGCCATCGTCCTGCTCCGCGACCTCCCCGCGCTGCCGGACGACAAGACCTACCAACTCTGGCTGATGGACAAGGGCCGCGACATGCACTCCGTCGGCCTGGCCACCGGAGACGACTCCAAACTCATCCAGGGCGGCGTCGCCGACAAGATCGCCTTCGGCCTCACCGTCGAGAACAAACCCGGCGCCACCGCCCCCACCCTCACCACCGCAACCGTCATCCCGATGGTTTGACCCATCGCCCCGGACCGCCACCACATGCCAACCGCCACCTGACACGCTTCGGCCGCCGCGGCTGAGCGTGAACCACGGTCCGCAGGTCTGGTTGGTCAGTGGTGGCGGTCCGAGGACTCACCTCCGCTCCGGCAAATCCACTAGCAGCGCGTCGACTTCCTGGCGGGGGTCCAGGGACCAGAGGTAGGCGAGGGCGCGCTGAGTGAGGGTGCGGCCGTTCACTGTCAGAGGTCCCGTACGGCGTTCAGGCGGTGCAGTCAGTCAGCCATCGCTTCGTCGTAAAAGTAAGTCCACCACGGGGTGTCGCGGCGGACGTCGTCCTCGCCGGTGCCGTTCGAGAGGTCACCCCTTAGTCCCGCCCGCGATCTCCCACAGCCGGCGAATCCACCGCCCGTACGCCGCCCTGCCGCGACTCAACTGCTCGGACCACTCGCCCCGTCGGCACCGCCCCACCGAAGGCCTTGGCCATCGACGCCCGCAACTCGACATCCCGCCGGGAGCCACCATTTCCCTGCCCCGCAGCCCCGACATCCCGCCGCGGGTCACCGCTTCCCTGCTTCGCAGCCTCGGCATCTCGCCGCGAGTCGCCACTTCCCTGCTTCACAGCCTCGGCATCTCGCCGCGAGTCGCCACTCCCCTGACCCACACCGCCGACATCCCGCCGGACGCCGTTCCCCCGCCGACCAACTTCGGACTCCGACGACGAAGCCGGCTCCACCCCACCACCCTCCAGATACCGCGCGAACTCCCGCCCGAAGACCGGCGTCCACACCTCCGGCCGCAAGCCCTCGGGATCGGTCCGCAGCGCAGTCGTCAACCGCTCGCGGTAGTCGCGGATGCCGACCCGGAACTGCTGATAGTCGCCCCACTTCCAGCGATGGTCGAAGTTCACCTCCGGCCGGCTCGGATCGACGATCCGCGGTTTCTGCTCCGGCGACGCGGTGGCCTCGCACAGCCCGTCGACCAGCCGCGACAGATCACCGGTCAACCCACTGTCCCGAGTGATCTCCGCGGACGACCTGACCTGCTCGCCCAGCATCACGGTCAGCGAGATCGGTGCACACGGCAACTGCCCATCCATTGCCCTGGCGTACTTGAGCAGCCGCACCACCGGCCGCAAACTGCCGCCGGACCGCTCGTCCTGCTGATCGATCCACTCCGCCATCCCGGCCGGATCGACCGGCTGGAACGCGTCCTCGTCGAAGTTCACGATCGCCTTCTCGCCCGACGGCAGCATGACCATCGGTACGACGTCCACATGCACCTCGCCCGGGAAGTCGATCCGCACGTTCCGGCTCTGCCGCTCCACCGCGTCGGCACCGACACCGCTCTCGCGCAGAGCCCGCTCAGCTTCGGTCAGATAGCGCCGTGGTTCCCAGTCCGCCCGATACGGAAGCTCGAGCAGTACGTCGACGTCGAGGCCGCGCCCGGCGACCGGCTGGATCGCCGTACCGAAGAAGCAACTGCCCTGCCCCAGCAGCCGGTTCTCGTTCGCCGAGAAGACCGTGTCCGCGGTGAAGGCCTGATGTACCTGACCGACGCGCTCACCCAGCACCCGGTAGGCATCGGCCGACAGATTCACCTCGGCGTCCAGGAACCGCAGCAACGCCCGATCGACCGCGGACACCTGGTTGCCGCGCAACGCAGCACTCTCCGGCGGCGAAGGCAACACAGGCGGAGCAACCCGCAGCACGTCCTCGTACGAACGCCGTCCGCCCAGCCGCTCGACCTCGGCGGCGGCAGACCCCAACGGCAGCGCCTCCGGACCGGCGATCTTCCACCGCACGCCCTGGTCCAGGTCAGGCGGCTCGACCTCTTCCTCCCGCAGCCCGAACACAGCCGGAGTGACTTCCCTTCCCAGTTGGCCCTGCCAGCGCTCGGCCCAGTCAGCGAGCCCCGGAAAGGTCTCATTCATCAGCGCTTTGCGCACGAACCTGTACTTCGGGTGCAGGTAGTCGTCCAACCCGTGCGCCGGATCGCTCGCGAACCGCTCCCGGACCCGCCGCACCATCTCGTCCGAACTGATCACCAGATCCACATCGCTCGGCTGCTCCAGCCCCAACCGGTGCATCGCGTCGAAAAGCCGCGACCGCGGCCGATCGGGATCGTCGCCGAGCCACTTGTCCAGCCGTGCCTTCGCCTCGGGCAGGCCGGTCAGCTCGGCGGCGGTCGGCAACGACTTGCGAGTGTTCCCGAAGAAGGTGACGCTCGATCCCTTCACGAACGCCTCGACCGAGTCGACCGCGATGCCGTCCCCACGCAGCGCGTCCAGCAGACTCGTCCGGAACTCGCGGAACTGCCCCGGCGTCAGACCGTTCGGCGCCGCTTTGCCCTGCCACCAGCCGAGCTGCTCCTCGGAGTACCCGAGGAACTCCAGATCCCGTGCCCGGACCCGATACCCGTTCGCCGGATCGACGGGGTACATCTCAAAGCTCCTCATCGAGTACTGCGCCGGCCGCGGCCACCGCATCCCGTACGCCGGTCCGGACCGACTCCAGCAGCTCCCTCGCCGGCGGATCACCTTGATACGTGAGAACGAAGGACCAGCGGCCGTCCTCGCGGTACAGCCGCAGCATCACCGGCGTACCGGGAGTGTCCCGCAACCGCCGGACACCGAACTCCTCCGAGCGATCGTCGTCCAGCCGCCCGCGAGCTGTCAGGCCACTGACCTCGCGAAGCCGGTCGAGCGCCTCAACGGTCGACAGACCCGAGAACCGGGCGGTGTAGACGCGAACCACCGGCGAACCCATGCCCGGCACGCTACAACGAGGCGGGCTCGCTCAGGACTCGAGCTTGAGGTAGGTCGCGCGGGGAACGGACTCGTACCGGTCCGGCATGCAGGTCAGGATGATCACCTGGCCGTGGTCGCCGGCGCGGCCCAGCAACGCGCCCATGTCGCGCAGTCGGGCCTTGTCGGACCAGCCGAGGGCGTCGTCGAAGATGACCGGGACGCTCCCCTCGCCGGTGCTCACCAGGTGGCTGATCGCGAGCCTGGTGATGATCGCGAGCTGCTCCTGCGCGCCCGTCGACAACGCGTCCACCCGAAGGCGCGCGCCGTCCAGTTCGCGCTCAGCGACCGCGAGATCGTCGTCCAGCCAGACGCGGAAGGACGGTCCGTACACCGTGCGGCCGAGCGCCTCGATCCGGGTCTGCAACGGCTCGGAGTACTTCGTCTGCGCCTCCGCGCGATGCCGGCCGAGGGTCTCGTAGACCCGGCGAGCCGCGTCGGCGCGGCGCTTCAGGCTCTCGTGTTCCAGCCGGATCGCCGCCAGTTCCAGCTCGGCCGTGTCGCGGCGGGTCGCCAGGCCGTCGCGCCCCGACTGCTCCAGCCGGCCCTCGGTCGTTCGCAGCGAGTCGCGCAATCCGTCCCGCTCTCGCCGCAACCGGTCCGCGACCGCCAGCGCGTTCGCCAACTCGTCAGCGACGCGATCGGCCCCGGCCTCGTCGACCTGCTCCTGTACGGCGGTCAGCTCGTCGAGCACCGCCTCGACCTCACCGGTCGCCTCGACCTCGGCAGCCTCGACCTCGTCGTCGGCCAGCACCGCACGCGCAGCCTCCAGCGCCTCGACGGCGGCGGCCAACCGCTCTCCCGCCAGCTCCGCGCGGGCTCGCGCCTGCTGCGCCTCGGACCGATCCTCGTCGGCTGCCTTCCGCGCCTGCGCGGCCGCGAACTCCGCGTCGGCCAGCAACCGTTCCGCCTCGGCCAGGCCGGCGCGGGCGTTCTCCAGCCGTCGTTGGGCGACCGCCAGTTCGCCGACCTCCAGCGGCTCCGGGATCTCCAGCTCGGCGAAGTCGAAGGCGTTCTCATCCGGCTCGAACTGCTCGAACAGCGACATCTGCCCGGGCACGCTCACATCGGCAGGCTGCTTGGCCGCCGGCTCCTCAGCCTCCTCGCCCTCGACGAACCCGAGCCGCGAGGTCAGCACCGCGATCCGCTCCGCCGGGTCGCCGCCCGAAGTCAGCGACCTCTCCGTCCGCCGGGCCTCCTGCAGCTCCGCCGAGGCCAGATCACCCTTGCGCAGCAGCTCCCGCGCGGCCGCCAGATCCTTGACCCGGGCCTTCTTCAGCAGATCCTTCTCGCGCCGGACAGCCTCGTCCACGGCCGCCCGCAGAGTCGCCGCCTCGCCACCCGCGCGGACCCTGACCTCCACCGCCCCCGGTACGCCGACCACCAGCTCGCCGGACACCAGCAGCTCGATCGATCCGTCCTCGCCCAGCGACGAAGGCGCCTTCTGCCCGGCCCCGGCATCCAGCCCGGTCCCCGACAACTCGACCGCCTCGCCACCCAGCCGCCGTACCGACACCTCCGGTACGCCGGCCGCCAGCGCGGCGCGCGCCTCGACGACCTTGGCCCGCGCGTCCTCCAGCGCGGTGACCAGCGCGTCGTCGACCAGGATCGCGTCGAGCACCGCTCCGGCGGCAGCGATCCGGGCCCGTACGTCGACCAGTTCGGTCTGCTGGCCCAGCAGGCGATCGAGCTCGGCCCGGTCCATCAGCGCCGAGACGAGCCGCTCCACGTCCTGGACCTCGGCCCGCCGCTCGTCCTTGAGCTCGACGACCTCTGCCAGCGCGGCCTCGGCCGCATGCACGACCTCGGACGCCTTCCGCGCCACGGTCTCGGCCTCGGACCGCCGCTCGGCGAGGTCGAGGTCGGCCCTGGTGAACCGCTCGACGTCGGCCAGCAGCCGTTCCCGTTCGAGCCGGGTGCGGGTGTGGTTCTCCAGCCGGGCGCGAGCGGTCTCGGCACGGCTGCGGATCGAGTCGCGCCGGAGCAGGATCTCGTCGGTCGCCTTCTTGCGCTCGCGCAGGTCCTCGACCGATTCGAGGTGGGTCTCCAGCCGCCCGGACAGGTCGGCCACGTCGAGCGCGAGCCGCTCGGCCCGGCGGATGTCGGACAGCACCTCGTCCATCGCCTTCAGCGCCTGCTCGGCGGCGAGCTCGGCCGCCGCGACGTGCTGGGCCGACTTGGCGAAGTCACCGGTCGGGCGACCACCACGGGTCCAGTAGCGGAGATACTCGTGCTCGACCGCCGTGACCAGCGGCATCGAAGCGCCGTCGACCGGAGTACCGGACTCGGCGGTCACCGCGGTGATCAGCGGCTCGGCGTCGGCCGGGGTCGGCAGCACGAGCGACTGGCCTTGGCCGACCATCAACGTCTGCCAGAGCACGGGATCGACGTTCTCGGCGAAGAGCCGCTCGGCCTCGTTGTGCGCCTCGCGACCGGTGAAGGTCTGCCGCCGTCCGTCGGGCTCGACCACCGACAGCTCGGTCGAGCGGTTCTTCAGCCAGCGTTTGGTGTAGGTCAGCTCGCGCCCACCCAGGGTCAGCTCGACCGTCACCTCGGGGGCGACGTCCTGGCCGACCGGCTGGATGTCGCGGATCCGGGTCGACTTGGAGTCGTCGGGGAAGTCGAAGACCAGCGCGAACGCCTCGACCAGGCTGGACTTGCCGACCTCGTTGTCGCCGACGATCACCGTGGTACCGATGCCAGGCAGGTCGACAGTACGGTCCTTGACGCCACGGAAGTTCCGCAGCGTCAGTCGATGCAGCCTCATCCCGCGTCCCGCGCCAGCCTGTGCATCAGAGTGAGCGCCGCGCCCGCGCCCTCGTCGCCACCGGCCAGAGCCTGCCGCAACTCCTCCATCGCGGCCCGCGCCGGTCCGCTCAGCTGCAGCGCGTCGAGGTCCGCGGCGTCCGGAGCCGGCCGGACCGTCCAGAACTTGGCCCACCGCTCGACGCTCGCGAACACCTCACCCTGCGCGTCGACCATCGCGTCCAGCCGGCTCAGCAGCGGCAGCGGCAGCGACCCGTCGGCGGCGAGCCGGACGTAGGTCCGCTCCTTGTCGGGCAGTTCGGCGAAGAAGTCCTCCAGCGCGGTCAGCGACTCCTCGTCGTACAGCTCCGCGTGATGCTCGACCATGTGCCAGGCGCCGACCCTGATCGGCTCGACCTCGACGGTCCCGGCGCCGAGCGTCACCTTCAGCACGTTGCCCGGCTGCGTCTCCTCCGGCGCGGTGACCTCCTGCGTGCCGGAGAACCAGATCCGCTCGGTCACCTCGGTGGTGGAGTGCCGGTCGCCGAGACCGACATAGTGCAGCCGCCCGTCCGCGACGGCCGCCTCGAGCGCGACCTGGTCGATCGTCGGTACGTCGGACATGCCGCCGCTGAGGCTGGTCAGCTGCCCGTGCGCGAGCAGGATGCGCGTCGTCCCGGCAGGAGCGGGCTTCAGGTCGGCGTACCCGGGAGCCGCAGGATCCGACACCGGCCGGCGCGATCGCCAGGGCGCGCCGACGATCTCGACGCCCGGCACCACCTCGAACGGCCGGCTGTCGGTCACCACGATCACGTGGTCCGGCGCGTGCGCCGACCACTGCGCCGACGACCAGAGCGAGCCGGGCTCGAGCGCGTCGTGGTTGCCCGGCAGCAGCACCACCGGCACCTCGATCCGCTTCAGCGCCTCACCCGCGCGCAGGATCGTCTGCCGCTCGACCTGGTTGTGCTCGAAGACGTCCCCGGTGACCACCACGAAGGCCGCGCCGGTCTGCTTCGCGACGTCCCCGATCCGCATGACGGCGTCCAGCCGCGCCTGAGCCCACCGAGCCTGACCGTCCGGCCCCAGGAACCGGCGCATCATGCCCAGCTGCCAGTCGGAGCTGTGCAGAAAGGTGATCGAGTCGTTCATCGCGCGAGAACGCTAACCCGCCCCGCTCACCAGCACCCAATCAACACACCCAGAACACTCCGAGTGCCCGCCATTCGAACACCAAATCGAGTTGAAGCGGGCCGCCGGGGTCGCGAGGATCACTGCATGGACACCTATCTCGAGACCGAGCGGCTGGTACTGCGCCGCTTCACGGCGGGCGATACCGACCTGCTGGTGGAGCTGGACTCCGATGCCGAGGTGATGCGGTACCTGACCGGCGAGCCGACGCCACGGGCGGAGATCGAGCAGAAGGTGCTGCCGGAGATCCTCGCGCGGTACGAGACGCACCCGGATCTGGGGACGTTCGCGGCGCACGAGCAGTCGACCGGGCAGTTCCTCGGGTGGTTCGGGTTGCAGCCGACGAGCGAGGCCGGGACGGTCGACGTCGGGTACCGGCTGAACCGGTCGGCCTGGGGGCGGGGGTACGCGACCGAGGGCACCCGGGCGCTGATCGACCGGGCGTTCAACGAGCTAGGGATGGCAAGGGTGATCGCGGACACGATGGCGGTCAACATGAAGTCCCGGCGGGTGATGGTGAAGGCCGGGCTGCGGTTCGTGCGGCTCTTCCACGTGCACTTCGACGACCCGCTGCCGGGCACGGAGTACGGCGAGGTCGAGTACGCGATCGACCGGAGCGCCTGGGAAGCCGGCCTCTGAGATGATGGAGCGTGCCTGACGACCAACGCCCGTACGCCGTACTGGACATCGACGCGACGCTGTCCGACACCAGCCGGCGGATCAAGTTCCTGGACCGGAAGCCGAAGGACTGGGACTCGTTCTTCGACCACGCCAAGGAAGACGCCGTGCTGGACGAGGGTCTCGCGGTGGCGACGACGCTGGACGCGGACCACGCCATCGTCTACCTGACCGGCCGGCCCGAGCGGTTGCGGCGGGACACCGTCAAGTGGCTGAAGGACAACGGCTTCCCCGACGGCGTCAAGCTGTTGATGCGCGGCAACAACGACCGGCGCCCGTCGGCGACGATGAAGCTCGCCCGGCTCCGGACGCTGGCCCAGGAGCGGCCGGTCGCTGTCTTGGTCGACGACGACGTGAAGGTCTGCGCGGCGGCCGAGAAGGCAGGCTTCGCGGTGATGAGGGCCGACTGGGGACTCGATGCCGAGACCCAGCCGACCCTCTTCGAGGCTCAGGAGACCGAAGGCCGGACCTGAGCGCTTCCTGCTACTTGCTGAGGCCGGCGATCAGCACGTTCGGGTACGGCGGGTAGGGCGGCAGGTAGAAGTTCTGCACCTTGGAGCCGCGCAGGAACGCGTTGCGGGCGTAGATGAGCGGGACCAGCGGCGAGTCGGCCAGGATCTGCTGGTCCAGCGCACCCCACAGTTCGGCGGCCTTCGCCCGGTCCGGCTCGGCCGTCGCGGCGTTGATCGCGGTGTCGACGGCCGGGTTGGAGTAGCGGGACATGTTGTAGCCGCCGTTGCCGATCTCCGAGGTCGCGAACAACGGCTGGATGTTGCCGATCGCGCTCGGGAAGTCCGGCAGCCAGCTCGACACCGTCAGGTCGTAGTCGCCCTTCGCGCCGGTGACCACCTCGACCCACGCCTCGTTGCCGAGCGGCTTGAGCGTGACGGTGATCCCGGCTCGCTTCAGGCCTTGCTGGATCGCCTGAGCGACGGCCAGGCCGGTCGGCTGGTCGGAGTCGACCGCCATCACGAGACTCAGGTTGCTCGCCCCGGCCGCGGCCAGCATCGACTTCGCCTTGCCGGGGTCACCGGCCGGCGGCGCCGGGTACAGGTCGAACTTGCTGTGGCCCTGCATCCCGGGAGTGATCAGCGTGGTGGCGAGCTCGCCACCGAACTCGGGACCGCCCTCGGCGACCTGGACGGCCTGCTTGTCGACGGCGTACTGGATCGCCTTGCGGACCTCGGGGTTGGCCAGCGCGGGGCGCTTGTTGTTCATCGCCAGGTACTGCAGCGCACCCGACGGCGACGTCGCGACGCGCGCCTTGACCGCCGGGTCACCGGTCACTCGCGGGATCAGCGCCGCGGGCACCGACGCACCGGTGCTGGCGGCGAACTTGTCGTCGCCGGAGTCGGCGATCAGCCGCTGGTTGACGACGTCGGCCTGCAGGCCCATGTCGA encodes:
- a CDS encoding AAA family ATPase: MRLHRLTLRNFRGVKDRTVDLPGIGTTVIVGDNEVGKSSLVEAFALVFDFPDDSKSTRIRDIQPVGQDVAPEVTVELTLGGRELTYTKRWLKNRSTELSVVEPDGRRQTFTGREAHNEAERLFAENVDPVLWQTLMVGQGQSLVLPTPADAEPLITAVTAESGTPVDGASMPLVTAVEHEYLRYWTRGGRPTGDFAKSAQHVAAAELAAEQALKAMDEVLSDIRRAERLALDVADLSGRLETHLESVEDLRERKKATDEILLRRDSIRSRAETARARLENHTRTRLERERLLADVERFTRADLDLAERRSEAETVARKASEVVHAAEAALAEVVELKDERRAEVQDVERLVSALMDRAELDRLLGQQTELVDVRARIAAAGAVLDAILVDDALVTALEDARAKVVEARAALAAGVPEVSVRRLGGEAVELSGTGLDAGAGQKAPSSLGEDGSIELLVSGELVVGVPGAVEVRVRAGGEAATLRAAVDEAVRREKDLLKKARVKDLAAARELLRKGDLASAELQEARRTERSLTSGGDPAERIAVLTSRLGFVEGEEAEEPAAKQPADVSVPGQMSLFEQFEPDENAFDFAELEIPEPLEVGELAVAQRRLENARAGLAEAERLLADAEFAAAQARKAADEDRSEAQQARARAELAGERLAAAVEALEAARAVLADDEVEAAEVEATGEVEAVLDELTAVQEQVDEAGADRVADELANALAVADRLRRERDGLRDSLRTTEGRLEQSGRDGLATRRDTAELELAAIRLEHESLKRRADAARRVYETLGRHRAEAQTKYSEPLQTRIEALGRTVYGPSFRVWLDDDLAVAERELDGARLRVDALSTGAQEQLAIITRLAISHLVSTGEGSVPVIFDDALGWSDKARLRDMGALLGRAGDHGQVIILTCMPDRYESVPRATYLKLES
- a CDS encoding GNAT family N-acetyltransferase — translated: MDTYLETERLVLRRFTAGDTDLLVELDSDAEVMRYLTGEPTPRAEIEQKVLPEILARYETHPDLGTFAAHEQSTGQFLGWFGLQPTSEAGTVDVGYRLNRSAWGRGYATEGTRALIDRAFNELGMARVIADTMAVNMKSRRVMVKAGLRFVRLFHVHFDDPLPGTEYGEVEYAIDRSAWEAGL
- a CDS encoding metallophosphoesterase family protein, whose translation is MNDSITFLHSSDWQLGMMRRFLGPDGQARWAQARLDAVMRIGDVAKQTGAAFVVVTGDVFEHNQVERQTILRAGEALKRIEVPVVLLPGNHDALEPGSLWSSAQWSAHAPDHVIVVTDSRPFEVVPGVEIVGAPWRSRRPVSDPAAPGYADLKPAPAGTTRILLAHGQLTSLSGGMSDVPTIDQVALEAAVADGRLHYVGLGDRHSTTEVTERIWFSGTQEVTAPEETQPGNVLKVTLGAGTVEVEPIRVGAWHMVEHHAELYDEESLTALEDFFAELPDKERTYVRLAADGSLPLPLLSRLDAMVDAQGEVFASVERWAKFWTVRPAPDAADLDALQLSGPARAAMEELRQALAGGDEGAGAALTLMHRLARDAG
- a CDS encoding ABC transporter substrate-binding protein, which translates into the protein MRRTTRAIAAAAALALAVTACNANDKSAPGAGGTAAAEPGGTFRVLSTSKEINFDPAKSQNLGTSSIHLVLRGLTSWKTSTDKAAEIVPDLATDTGQPSDGGKTWTYQLKPGLKYADGSTIVAADIKYGIERSFAPELSGGLGYHKALLTGGDKYTGPYKGAQLASVETPDDTTIVFKLNKASGDWPWIASMPAFSPVPKKADTDPAHYGEKPVASGPYQVKSYAPGSRLELERNPNWDKASDPARTGLPDAIVFDMGLQADVVNQRLIADSGDDKFAASTGASVPAALIPRVTGDPAVKARVATSPSGALQYLAMNNKRPALANPEVRKAIQYAVDKQAVQVAEGGPEFGGELATTLITPGMQGHSKFDLYPAPPAGDPGKAKSMLAAAGASNLSLVMAVDSDQPTGLAVAQAIQQGLKRAGITVTLKPLGNEAWVEVVTGAKGDYDLTVSSWLPDFPSAIGNIQPLFATSEIGNGGYNMSRYSNPAVDTAINAATAEPDRAKAAELWGALDQQILADSPLVPLIYARNAFLRGSKVQNFYLPPYPPYPNVLIAGLSK
- a CDS encoding phosphatase domain-containing protein; amino-acid sequence: MPDDQRPYAVLDIDATLSDTSRRIKFLDRKPKDWDSFFDHAKEDAVLDEGLAVATTLDADHAIVYLTGRPERLRRDTVKWLKDNGFPDGVKLLMRGNNDRRPSATMKLARLRTLAQERPVAVLVDDDVKVCAAAEKAGFAVMRADWGLDAETQPTLFEAQETEGRT